A single genomic interval of Festucalex cinctus isolate MCC-2025b chromosome 16, RoL_Fcin_1.0, whole genome shotgun sequence harbors:
- the tmtc1 gene encoding protein O-mannosyl-transferase TMTC1 isoform X1, translating to MTSSGRERNTTQHPPNPVRQPTGWTASRCAALVTLCVLCYSNSIHGELVHDDVWAIINNPDVRPGSSLRNVFTNDFWGKKMSDNSSHKSYRPFCILTFKLNILMGGMTPLYFHIVNVCLHCAVTCMLMHTCERCVFEDSHLAFVTSVLFAVHPVHTEAVSGIVGRADLLACLLFLLAFLSYIRSVGVNTSEDSTPSTVSAGSLLISLLLGTCAMLVKETGITVFGVCMFYDALVLCGKPLFSHLSGSGFRQLLHIWKPFIKRACVVSSYVLAIVSVRLWLMGGSMPLFSEQDNPASFAPHLLTRILTYSYLLYFNTWLLLAPMVLCYDWQVGSIPLVESLSDIRNLATMLLAVMMVALCLHCVHSLQRQKRKEVLMGLLFLVFPFIPASNLFFRVGFVVAERVLYMPSMGYCILVVHGLSRLFSLVGRFGTTVLSALMLLLLLLFSWKTVQQNKVWLSREALFSSGIWTLPHNAKVHYNYANFLKDSSRHQEAIYHYTIALRLYPRHASALNNLGTLTHNPEEAERYYRSALDINPQHNRALFNLGNLLKSQGKEKESEVLLQDSINYGPHFADAYSSLASLYADQKRFTEAHEMYLKGIENCPDSSDLHNNYGVFLVDTGKEELAAAHYQQAIQLKPAHYVAMVNLGRLLRSSNLNKEAESWYKRALQVTRKVEILAPLGALYYNTGRYNQALHVYREAVSLQPDNTEIWLALAQVLAMAGHTEEAEKMTRNILSRGKRCIECYRLLSSIYSKHGNHTQALEALNSALQQNPSDHTVRAELYFSKGNQLREMNQLELAFESYRLAVELKPDQSQAWMNMGGIQHIKGDYAAARMYYQRALSLNPASKLLKENLEKLDRLERRMTVP from the exons ATGACATCTTCAGGAAGGGAGCGAAACACCACCCAGCATCCACCGAATCCCGTGCGACAGCCGACGGGGTGGACTGCGAGTCGCTGCGCTGCTTTGGTCACACTGTGTGTGTTATGTTACAGCAACTCTATCCATGGCGAGTTGGTGCACGACGATGTTTGGGCGATTATCAACAACCCAGACGTGCGACCCGGCTCCAGTCTCCGTAACGTCTTCACGAACGATTTTTGGGGCAAGAAGATGTCGGACAATTCGAGCCACAAATCCTACAGACCGTTTTGCATTCTCACCTTTAA GTTGAATATCCTCATGGGTGGCATGACACCGCTGTACTTCCACATCGTCAACGTGTGTCTGCACTGTGCTGTAACCTGCATGCTGATGCACACATGTGAACGGTGTGTGTTTGAAGACTCACACCTGGCCTTCGTCACATCCGTCCTGTTTGCTGTGCATCCTGTTCACACCGAGGCT GTGTCTGGTATAGTGGGAAGGGCTGATCTATTGGCTTGTCTGCTCTTCTTGCTAGCATTCCTTTCCTATATAAG GAGTGTCGGCGTGAACACATCCGAAGACTCAACGCCCTCAACAGTATCCGCGGGCTCTCTGCTCATCAGTTTGCTGCTGGGCACTTGCGCCATGTTGGTGAAGGAGACGGGCATCACTGTGTTCGGGGTTTGCATGTTTTACGATGCCCTGGTGCTCTGCGGCAAGCCCCTCTTCAG TCACCTGTCTGGATCTGGATTTCGCCAACTTCTCCACATCTGGAAACCCTTCATCAAACGAGCCTGTGTTGTCTCCAGCTAC GTATTGGCCATTGTGTCAGTCAGACTGTGGTTAATGGGAGGTTCTATGCCTCTTTTCTCTGAACAGGACAATCCCGCTTCCTTTGCACCTCACTTGCTTACCAG AATTTTGACCTACTCTTACCTGCTGTACTTCAACACCTGGCTGCTGCTGGCCCCCATGGTGCTGTGTTATGACTGGCAAGTGGGCAGCATTCCTCTTGTCGAGTCGCTAAGTGACATTCGCAATTTGGCCACCATGCTACTCGCCGTGATGATGGTTGCCCTCTGTCTGCATTGCGTCCATTCATTGCAA AGACAAAAGCGTAAGGAGGTGTTGATGGGACTCTTGTTTCTGGTGTTTCCTTTCATTCCCGCAAGTAACCTTTTCTTCAGGGTGGGATTTGTTGTGGCTGAAAGGGTTCTTTACATGCCAAG CATGGGTTACTGTATCCTGGTGGTTCACGGCCTCAGCCGTCTCTTTTCGTTGGTGGGCCGTTTCGGCACCACAGTCCTCAGTGCCTTAATGCTATTGCTGCTACTGCTGTTTTCCTGGAAAACTGTTCAGCAGAACAAAGTCTGGCTTTCCAGGGAGGCCCTCTTCAG ttctggTATCTGGACTCTACCGCACAATGCCAAAGTCCACTACAACTACGCCAACTTCCTAAAGGACAGCAGTCGGCACCAAGAAGCCATTTACCACTACACCATTGCCCTCAG GTTGTACCCCCGCCATGCCAGCGCTTTGAACAATCTCGGCACTCTGACACACAATCCGGAGGAGGCTGAGCGCTACTACAGGAGCGCACTGGACATCAACCCTCAGCATAATCGAGCACTCTTCAACCTCGGAAACCTCCTCAA GTCACAGGGCAAGGAGAAAGAGTCAGAGGTACTGCTGCAGGACTCCATTAACTATGGTCCACATTTCGCCGATGCTTATTCCAGTCTAGCGTCACTCTATGCTGACCAG AAACGCTTTACTGAAGCCcatgaaatgtatttaaaaggTATAGAGAATTGTCCTGACAGCTCAGACCTGCATAATAACTATGGAGTGTTCCTGGTGGATACCG GAAAGGAGGAGCTGGCAGCTGCTCACTATCAGCAGGCAATTCAACTCAAACCAGCTCACTATGTTGCCATGGTGAACCTGGGCCGCCTCCTCCGCTCGTCCAATTTGAACAAAGAGGCGGAGTCCTGGTATAAAAG AGCACTTCAAGTGACAAGGAAGGTGGAGATCCTGGCACCACTTGGGGCACTCTACTACAACACTGGCCGCTACAATCAAGCCCTGCATGTTTACAGAGAAGCTGTTAGCCTACAGCCAGACAACACTGAGATTTGGCTGGCACTG GCTCAGGTGTTAGCGATGGCTGGCCATACAGAAGAGGCAGAGAAAATGACCCGGAACATCCTTTCCAGAGGGAAGAGATGCATTGAATGTTACCGCCTCTTGTCTTCCATCTACAGCAAGCATGGCAACCACACACAG GCTCTGGAAGCTCTGAACAGCGCTCTCCAGCAGAATCCCAGCGATCACACAGTGAGAGCAGAGTTGTATTTCTCCAAAGGAAACCAGCTACGAGAGATGAACCAATTGGAGCTAGCTTTTGAG AGTTATAGATTGGCTGTGGAACTCAAACCTGATCAGTCACAAGCCTGGATGAACATGGGAGGGATTCAACATATCAAG GGGGACTATGCAGCAGCCCGGATGTACTACCAGAGAGCATTGAGTCTCAATCCCGCTTCCAAACTTCTGAAAGAAAATCTGGAGAAGCTGGATCGGCTGGAGAGAAGGATGACAGTGCCGTAG
- the tmtc1 gene encoding protein O-mannosyl-transferase TMTC1 isoform X2, whose amino-acid sequence MSDNSSHKSYRPFCILTFKLNILMGGMTPLYFHIVNVCLHCAVTCMLMHTCERCVFEDSHLAFVTSVLFAVHPVHTEAVSGIVGRADLLACLLFLLAFLSYIRSVGVNTSEDSTPSTVSAGSLLISLLLGTCAMLVKETGITVFGVCMFYDALVLCGKPLFSHLSGSGFRQLLHIWKPFIKRACVVSSYVLAIVSVRLWLMGGSMPLFSEQDNPASFAPHLLTRILTYSYLLYFNTWLLLAPMVLCYDWQVGSIPLVESLSDIRNLATMLLAVMMVALCLHCVHSLQRQKRKEVLMGLLFLVFPFIPASNLFFRVGFVVAERVLYMPSMGYCILVVHGLSRLFSLVGRFGTTVLSALMLLLLLLFSWKTVQQNKVWLSREALFSSGIWTLPHNAKVHYNYANFLKDSSRHQEAIYHYTIALRLYPRHASALNNLGTLTHNPEEAERYYRSALDINPQHNRALFNLGNLLKSQGKEKESEVLLQDSINYGPHFADAYSSLASLYADQKRFTEAHEMYLKGIENCPDSSDLHNNYGVFLVDTGKEELAAAHYQQAIQLKPAHYVAMVNLGRLLRSSNLNKEAESWYKRALQVTRKVEILAPLGALYYNTGRYNQALHVYREAVSLQPDNTEIWLALAQVLAMAGHTEEAEKMTRNILSRGKRCIECYRLLSSIYSKHGNHTQALEALNSALQQNPSDHTVRAELYFSKGNQLREMNQLELAFESYRLAVELKPDQSQAWMNMGGIQHIKGDYAAARMYYQRALSLNPASKLLKENLEKLDRLERRMTVP is encoded by the exons ATGTCGGACAATTCGAGCCACAAATCCTACAGACCGTTTTGCATTCTCACCTTTAA GTTGAATATCCTCATGGGTGGCATGACACCGCTGTACTTCCACATCGTCAACGTGTGTCTGCACTGTGCTGTAACCTGCATGCTGATGCACACATGTGAACGGTGTGTGTTTGAAGACTCACACCTGGCCTTCGTCACATCCGTCCTGTTTGCTGTGCATCCTGTTCACACCGAGGCT GTGTCTGGTATAGTGGGAAGGGCTGATCTATTGGCTTGTCTGCTCTTCTTGCTAGCATTCCTTTCCTATATAAG GAGTGTCGGCGTGAACACATCCGAAGACTCAACGCCCTCAACAGTATCCGCGGGCTCTCTGCTCATCAGTTTGCTGCTGGGCACTTGCGCCATGTTGGTGAAGGAGACGGGCATCACTGTGTTCGGGGTTTGCATGTTTTACGATGCCCTGGTGCTCTGCGGCAAGCCCCTCTTCAG TCACCTGTCTGGATCTGGATTTCGCCAACTTCTCCACATCTGGAAACCCTTCATCAAACGAGCCTGTGTTGTCTCCAGCTAC GTATTGGCCATTGTGTCAGTCAGACTGTGGTTAATGGGAGGTTCTATGCCTCTTTTCTCTGAACAGGACAATCCCGCTTCCTTTGCACCTCACTTGCTTACCAG AATTTTGACCTACTCTTACCTGCTGTACTTCAACACCTGGCTGCTGCTGGCCCCCATGGTGCTGTGTTATGACTGGCAAGTGGGCAGCATTCCTCTTGTCGAGTCGCTAAGTGACATTCGCAATTTGGCCACCATGCTACTCGCCGTGATGATGGTTGCCCTCTGTCTGCATTGCGTCCATTCATTGCAA AGACAAAAGCGTAAGGAGGTGTTGATGGGACTCTTGTTTCTGGTGTTTCCTTTCATTCCCGCAAGTAACCTTTTCTTCAGGGTGGGATTTGTTGTGGCTGAAAGGGTTCTTTACATGCCAAG CATGGGTTACTGTATCCTGGTGGTTCACGGCCTCAGCCGTCTCTTTTCGTTGGTGGGCCGTTTCGGCACCACAGTCCTCAGTGCCTTAATGCTATTGCTGCTACTGCTGTTTTCCTGGAAAACTGTTCAGCAGAACAAAGTCTGGCTTTCCAGGGAGGCCCTCTTCAG ttctggTATCTGGACTCTACCGCACAATGCCAAAGTCCACTACAACTACGCCAACTTCCTAAAGGACAGCAGTCGGCACCAAGAAGCCATTTACCACTACACCATTGCCCTCAG GTTGTACCCCCGCCATGCCAGCGCTTTGAACAATCTCGGCACTCTGACACACAATCCGGAGGAGGCTGAGCGCTACTACAGGAGCGCACTGGACATCAACCCTCAGCATAATCGAGCACTCTTCAACCTCGGAAACCTCCTCAA GTCACAGGGCAAGGAGAAAGAGTCAGAGGTACTGCTGCAGGACTCCATTAACTATGGTCCACATTTCGCCGATGCTTATTCCAGTCTAGCGTCACTCTATGCTGACCAG AAACGCTTTACTGAAGCCcatgaaatgtatttaaaaggTATAGAGAATTGTCCTGACAGCTCAGACCTGCATAATAACTATGGAGTGTTCCTGGTGGATACCG GAAAGGAGGAGCTGGCAGCTGCTCACTATCAGCAGGCAATTCAACTCAAACCAGCTCACTATGTTGCCATGGTGAACCTGGGCCGCCTCCTCCGCTCGTCCAATTTGAACAAAGAGGCGGAGTCCTGGTATAAAAG AGCACTTCAAGTGACAAGGAAGGTGGAGATCCTGGCACCACTTGGGGCACTCTACTACAACACTGGCCGCTACAATCAAGCCCTGCATGTTTACAGAGAAGCTGTTAGCCTACAGCCAGACAACACTGAGATTTGGCTGGCACTG GCTCAGGTGTTAGCGATGGCTGGCCATACAGAAGAGGCAGAGAAAATGACCCGGAACATCCTTTCCAGAGGGAAGAGATGCATTGAATGTTACCGCCTCTTGTCTTCCATCTACAGCAAGCATGGCAACCACACACAG GCTCTGGAAGCTCTGAACAGCGCTCTCCAGCAGAATCCCAGCGATCACACAGTGAGAGCAGAGTTGTATTTCTCCAAAGGAAACCAGCTACGAGAGATGAACCAATTGGAGCTAGCTTTTGAG AGTTATAGATTGGCTGTGGAACTCAAACCTGATCAGTCACAAGCCTGGATGAACATGGGAGGGATTCAACATATCAAG GGGGACTATGCAGCAGCCCGGATGTACTACCAGAGAGCATTGAGTCTCAATCCCGCTTCCAAACTTCTGAAAGAAAATCTGGAGAAGCTGGATCGGCTGGAGAGAAGGATGACAGTGCCGTAG